The Malus domestica chromosome 10, GDT2T_hap1 genome contains a region encoding:
- the LOC103439111 gene encoding small ribosomal subunit protein uS9-like gives MTIGFWSARKVRTLETPNIITKLFIGCGFGCELPISPLGPYRNHLRPLYKYPQLPAHTTSCRSRVFHYSIQSNQTLAMATPAIESVQCFGRKKTAVAVTYCKRGRGLIKINGCPIELVEPEILRFKAYEPILLLGRQRFAGVDMRIRVKGGGHISQIYAIRQSIAKALVAFYQKYVDEQSKKEIKDILVRYDRTLLVADPRRCEPKKFGGRGARARFQKSYR, from the coding sequence ATGACCATTGGATTTTGGTCCGCACGCAAAGTCCGCACCTTAGAAACCCCAAATATAATTACTAAACTTTTTATTGGGTGCGGATTTGGGTGTGAGCTTCCCATCAGCCCGTTAGGTCCATACAGAAATCACCTAAGGCCATTATATAAATACCCTCAGTTACCCGCACACACCACTTCCTGTAGGTCTAGGGTTTTTCATTATTCAATTCAGAGTAATCAAACCCTAGCAATGGCGACTCCCGCAATCGAGTCAGTGCAGTGTTTTGGCCGCAAGAAGACCGCTGTCGCTGTCACATACTGCAAGCGCGGCCGTGGCCTCATCAAGATCAACGGCTGCCCAATCGAGCTCGTCGAGCCCGAGATCCTCCGCTTCAAGGCCTACGAACCCATCCTACTCCTCGGACGACAGCGCTTCGCCGGTGTCGACATGCGCATCCGCGTCAAGGGAGGCGGTCACATCTCCCAGATCTACGCCATCCGCCAGAGCATCGCCAAAGCTCTCGTCGCTTTTTACCAGAAATATGTGGATGAGCAGAGCAAGAAGGAGATTAAGGACATTCTGGTCAGGTATGACAGGACCCTCCTTGTTGCTGATCCGAGGCGCTGCGAGCCCAAGAAGTTCGGCGGTCGTGGTGCTCGTGCTAGATTCCAGAAGTCTTACCGTTGA